A genomic segment from Paramixta manurensis encodes:
- the astB gene encoding N-succinylarginine dihydrolase, with the protein MKAREVNFDGLVGLTHHYAGLSFGNEASTRNQHQLSNPKLAAKQGLLKMKALADLGFAQGIIPPHERPNIAALRQLGFSGSDAQVLASAAKHAPQLLSAASSASAMWVANAATVAPSADSADGKVHFTVANLNNKFHRAMEAPTTAALLRAIFGDKARFTVHDALPQVALFGDEGAANHNRFGADYGEPGVQLFVYGREEAAAGRIPSRYPARQTREASEAVARLHQLDPTRTLFAQQNPHVIDQGVFHNDVIAVSNQQVLFCHQHAFLNQPEVLAALREKVRGFTTIEVPEARVSVSDAVTTYLFNSQLLSRDDGKMLLVLPEEARRHPGVWQYLCEQVESDSPISELKVFDLRESMCNGGGPACLRLRVALTAQEQAAVNPAVMMNDTLFAALNRWVDRYYRDRLSQADLADPQLLQEGREALDELTRLLNLGNVYSFQH; encoded by the coding sequence ATGAAAGCCCGTGAAGTCAATTTTGATGGATTAGTGGGCTTAACGCATCACTACGCCGGTTTGTCTTTCGGCAATGAAGCCTCTACCCGCAACCAGCATCAGCTCTCCAACCCGAAACTGGCGGCGAAGCAGGGGCTGCTAAAAATGAAAGCGCTGGCGGATTTAGGTTTCGCGCAAGGCATTATTCCGCCCCATGAGCGGCCCAATATTGCCGCGCTGCGGCAACTCGGTTTTAGCGGGAGTGATGCGCAGGTGTTAGCCAGCGCCGCGAAGCATGCGCCGCAGTTACTTTCGGCGGCGAGCTCCGCTTCGGCGATGTGGGTTGCGAACGCCGCGACAGTAGCGCCTTCGGCCGATAGCGCTGATGGCAAGGTGCACTTCACCGTCGCCAATCTCAATAATAAATTCCATCGCGCGATGGAGGCGCCGACCACGGCGGCATTATTGCGGGCGATATTTGGTGATAAAGCGCGCTTCACTGTGCATGATGCGCTACCGCAGGTGGCGTTATTTGGCGATGAAGGCGCGGCTAACCATAACCGTTTTGGCGCTGATTATGGCGAGCCGGGCGTGCAGCTTTTTGTTTATGGTCGTGAAGAGGCGGCAGCCGGGCGAATACCGAGCCGCTATCCGGCACGGCAAACGCGCGAAGCCAGTGAGGCGGTGGCGCGTTTGCATCAACTTGATCCTACGCGCACACTGTTTGCTCAGCAAAACCCGCATGTGATTGACCAGGGTGTGTTTCATAATGATGTAATTGCGGTCAGTAACCAACAGGTTCTGTTTTGCCACCAGCATGCTTTTTTAAATCAACCGGAGGTGTTGGCGGCACTGCGCGAAAAGGTGCGCGGCTTTACCACGATTGAGGTTCCAGAGGCCCGCGTTTCGGTCAGTGATGCGGTCACCACCTATTTGTTTAATAGCCAGTTACTGAGCCGTGATGATGGCAAGATGCTATTAGTGTTGCCAGAAGAGGCGCGTCGTCATCCCGGCGTGTGGCAATATCTGTGTGAACAGGTGGAGAGCGACAGTCCGATTAGCGAGCTAAAGGTGTTCGATCTGCGTGAAAGTATGTGTAATGGCGGCGGTCCGGCCTGTCTGCGCCTACGCGTAGCGTTGACGGCGCAAGAACAAGCGGCAGTGAACCCGGCGGTAATGATGAATGATACGCTATTCGCCGCCTTGAACCGTTGGGTTGATCGTTACTATCGCGACCGCCTGTCGCAGGCCGATCTTGCCGACCCTCAGTTGTTACAAGAAGGGCGCGAAGCGCTGGATGAACTGACGCGTCTGCTAAACTTAGGCAATGTTTATTCATTCCAGCACTAG
- the astE gene encoding succinylglutamate desuccinylase → MRDFLQQTLDGNRPVISSGRNTHLSWQWHDDGILELTPHQSTSMALVVSAGIHGNETAPVEILNALTTSLLNGEKPLMPRLLLILGNPPALRAGKRYVRCDVNRLFGGRWQQYEDTSEARRAWRLEQAMENFYQAGNNEEVRWHLDLHTAIRGSYHPRFGVLPLNQRPWPEDFLGWMAAAGLEALVFHRAPGGTFTHYSCEHFGALSCTLELGKAQPFGENDLTQFSAARNALAALLFGEPLPESGETPRRYRVSQQITRTNEHFTLHMSAETLNFTAFPQGTLLAEAGDKRYYVQQAREYVLFPNPNVAPGLRAGLMLVEDNQHNEVAGN, encoded by the coding sequence ATGCGGGATTTTTTGCAGCAAACCCTGGACGGTAATCGCCCGGTAATATCGTCTGGTCGGAATACACACTTGAGTTGGCAATGGCACGACGACGGCATTCTGGAACTGACGCCGCATCAAAGCACCAGCATGGCGCTGGTGGTGTCGGCGGGCATTCATGGTAATGAAACCGCGCCGGTCGAAATACTCAATGCGCTAACCACTTCTTTACTCAATGGTGAAAAGCCATTGATGCCGCGTTTATTACTTATCTTAGGTAACCCGCCCGCGCTACGTGCCGGCAAGCGTTATGTACGTTGCGACGTTAACCGCCTGTTTGGCGGGCGCTGGCAGCAGTATGAAGACACCTCCGAAGCGCGCCGCGCCTGGCGTCTTGAGCAGGCGATGGAAAACTTTTATCAGGCCGGGAATAACGAAGAGGTGCGTTGGCATCTCGATCTGCATACCGCCATTCGCGGTTCTTATCATCCACGTTTCGGCGTATTGCCACTGAACCAACGTCCGTGGCCGGAGGATTTTTTAGGCTGGATGGCCGCTGCGGGTCTGGAGGCGTTGGTTTTCCACCGCGCGCCGGGCGGCACATTTACGCATTATAGCTGTGAGCATTTTGGTGCCTTGAGTTGTACCCTTGAGCTCGGTAAAGCGCAGCCCTTTGGGGAAAATGATTTAACGCAATTTTCCGCCGCGCGTAATGCGCTGGCCGCGTTGCTGTTTGGCGAGCCGTTGCCGGAAAGCGGTGAAACCCCACGTCGCTATCGCGTTTCACAACAAATTACCCGTACCAACGAGCATTTCACGCTGCATATGAGCGCGGAAACGCTCAACTTTACCGCTTTTCCCCAGGGGACATTATTGGCGGAAGCGGGTGATAAGCGTTATTACGTGCAGCAGGCACGTGAATATGTGCTGTTTCCCAATCCGAACGTGGCGCCCGGATTGCGCGCGGGTTTAATGCTGGTGGAGGATAATCAGCACAATGAAGTGGCGGGAAATTAA
- a CDS encoding lysozyme inhibitor LprI family protein: protein MTMLILLAGSALASEPGNLLTGPEMASCQKKETSNGKGFADYVSCMQEQEQKTSVMVEGAYKKLLSITQSDEWLLPNVDYSDVTSPIVTENKNNLTEDQRLWIKHKSLFCGVSSSQTSSSAPMHAIYLLQCKVNLNKNRLKEFDAVFKQLQ from the coding sequence ATGACCATGCTGATCTTACTCGCGGGCAGTGCCCTGGCCAGTGAGCCTGGTAATTTACTCACGGGCCCGGAAATGGCATCTTGCCAGAAAAAAGAGACCTCAAACGGGAAAGGCTTTGCCGATTATGTTTCTTGCATGCAGGAACAGGAACAGAAAACATCCGTGATGGTAGAGGGTGCCTATAAGAAGTTACTTTCTATAACTCAGTCTGATGAATGGCTTCTCCCAAACGTAGATTACAGTGATGTCACATCGCCCATCGTAACGGAAAATAAAAATAATCTGACAGAAGACCAGCGGTTATGGATAAAGCATAAAAGTCTTTTTTGTGGTGTGTCATCCTCTCAGACAAGCTCATCTGCCCCGATGCATGCGATATACCTACTTCAGTGTAAAGTTAATTTAAATAAAAACAGGCTTAAAGAATTCGATGCTGTTTTTAAACAACTACAGTGA
- the spy gene encoding ATP-independent periplasmic protein-refolding chaperone Spy has translation MRKLTSLFVATTLALGAANIVHAAADSLTPPPADKAPQTHRMMHHGMYGMHGMFQGLNLTDAQKQQMRTIMKDAHKEMKRPSLEERRANHEIIASDTFDKAKAEEQAAKLTANAKENAVAMMETQNKLYNVLTADQKKQYNANFEKRLTEKPMHHGKMMTPASSSAQ, from the coding sequence ATGCGTAAATTAACTTCTCTGTTTGTTGCTACGACACTGGCTCTGGGCGCGGCTAATATCGTTCACGCGGCGGCCGATAGCCTGACCCCGCCACCGGCGGATAAAGCGCCCCAAACCCATCGCATGATGCATCACGGCATGTACGGTATGCACGGCATGTTCCAGGGTCTGAACCTGACGGATGCGCAGAAGCAGCAGATGCGTACCATTATGAAAGACGCACACAAAGAGATGAAGCGTCCGTCGCTGGAAGAGCGCCGCGCTAATCATGAGATAATTGCTTCCGACACCTTTGATAAGGCGAAAGCGGAAGAGCAGGCGGCGAAACTGACCGCTAATGCGAAGGAGAACGCGGTGGCGATGATGGAAACACAAAACAAACTGTACAACGTGTTGACTGCGGATCAGAAGAAACAGTACAACGCCAATTTTGAGAAACGTCTGACAGAAAAGCCGATGCACCACGGTAAGATGATGACACCAGCATCATCATCAGCACAGTAA
- a CDS encoding SDR family oxidoreductase, whose translation MSQNNSQSFVATSPLTGKDPREVYPRPPFERQPQDPPGLASKMVPLPDHGEKSYRGSGRLAGRKALITGGDSGIGRAVAIAYAREGADVAINYLPEEESDAQEVIALISAEGRKAIALPGDITDEAFCQQLVSDAVSKLGGVDILVNNAGRQQFAESLAELSSESFDKTFKTNVYAMFWITKAAMSHLPPGAAIINTSSVQAGKPSPILLDYAPTKAAIIAFTKGLAKQVAEKGIRVNAVAPGPYWTPLQSSGGQPMEKVVKFGEDAPLGRPGQPAEIASLYVTLAAAESSFTSGQVWCSDGGSGVF comes from the coding sequence ATGTCTCAAAATAACTCGCAGTCGTTTGTTGCCACCTCTCCGTTAACTGGAAAAGATCCGCGCGAAGTTTATCCGCGCCCCCCTTTTGAACGTCAACCGCAAGACCCGCCAGGCCTGGCAAGTAAAATGGTTCCACTCCCCGATCACGGTGAAAAAAGCTACCGTGGTAGTGGGCGATTAGCAGGGCGCAAGGCGTTAATTACCGGCGGCGACTCCGGTATTGGACGTGCCGTCGCCATCGCTTATGCGCGTGAAGGCGCCGATGTGGCAATTAATTATCTACCGGAAGAAGAATCCGATGCGCAAGAAGTGATTGCGCTGATTAGCGCCGAAGGGCGTAAGGCGATCGCCCTGCCTGGGGATATTACGGACGAAGCTTTTTGTCAGCAATTAGTCAGCGACGCGGTGTCAAAGCTAGGTGGAGTAGATATCCTGGTCAATAACGCCGGGCGCCAACAATTTGCCGAATCACTTGCCGAACTGAGTAGTGAATCATTTGATAAAACGTTTAAAACCAACGTCTACGCGATGTTTTGGATTACCAAAGCCGCGATGTCACACCTGCCCCCCGGCGCGGCCATTATTAACACCTCATCGGTACAGGCAGGAAAACCGAGCCCAATTTTACTGGATTACGCGCCCACCAAAGCGGCGATTATCGCCTTTACTAAAGGCTTAGCTAAGCAGGTAGCGGAAAAAGGTATTCGCGTAAATGCCGTCGCGCCCGGGCCTTACTGGACGCCATTACAATCTAGCGGCGGGCAGCCAATGGAGAAAGTGGTTAAGTTTGGTGAAGACGCGCCGTTGGGTCGGCCAGGACAACCGGCTGAAATCGCCTCGCTATATGTTACGCTGGCCGCGGCGGAAAGCAGTTTCACCTCTGGCCAGGTTTGGTGTTCAGATGGCGGCTCTGGCGTGTTTTAA
- the cho gene encoding excinuclease Cho produces the protein MVKPVSPWRLNFETAAIYRYPEHLRPFLSDLPALPGVYIFHGESDVMPLYIGKSVNLRTRVMSHFRTPEEAKMLHLTRHISWHTTAGELGALLLEAQMIKTRQPLFNKRLRRNRQLCSLWINAGKPAVVYAKELDFSRSPNLFGLFAHRRAALEALRKIADQQQLCYGLLGLETVGKDRACFRASLGRCAGACCGKEPVEAHQHRLIAALEQVRVQCWPWQGAVGLVERGPGGEQIHVIDNWFYLGSVNDIKDAQALTRAPGGFDNDGYKILCRLMIGGKYPIIPL, from the coding sequence GTGGTTAAACCGGTTTCCCCCTGGCGCCTGAATTTTGAGACGGCGGCAATTTATCGTTATCCAGAGCATCTACGCCCCTTTCTGTCCGATTTGCCTGCCCTGCCCGGCGTGTATATTTTTCATGGCGAGAGCGACGTTATGCCGCTGTATATTGGCAAGAGCGTCAATTTACGCACGCGGGTAATGTCTCATTTTCGCACGCCTGAAGAAGCAAAAATGCTGCATTTAACGCGCCATATTAGCTGGCACACCACCGCAGGTGAGCTGGGCGCGTTGTTACTTGAGGCGCAGATGATTAAAACCCGGCAGCCGCTATTTAACAAACGGCTACGGCGTAATCGCCAACTCTGTTCGTTATGGATTAATGCGGGCAAACCTGCGGTGGTGTATGCCAAAGAACTCGACTTTTCCCGCTCACCTAACCTGTTCGGCCTGTTTGCCCATCGGCGTGCGGCGCTTGAGGCACTACGAAAAATCGCTGACCAGCAGCAGTTATGTTATGGATTACTGGGGCTGGAAACTGTCGGTAAGGATCGCGCCTGCTTTCGCGCAAGCCTTGGGCGTTGTGCCGGCGCCTGCTGCGGTAAAGAGCCCGTTGAAGCGCACCAGCATCGCCTCATCGCCGCGTTAGAACAGGTGCGCGTTCAATGCTGGCCGTGGCAAGGCGCGGTCGGGCTGGTTGAGCGCGGCCCCGGTGGGGAACAAATCCATGTTATCGATAACTGGTTTTATCTTGGTTCGGTTAATGACATTAAGGATGCGCAGGCATTAACGCGCGCGCCCGGCGGTTTCGATAACGATGGTTATAAAATTCTGTGCCGCCTGATGATTGGCGGAAAGTATCCAATCATTCCGCTTTGA
- the nadE gene encoding ammonia-dependent NAD(+) synthetase: MALQQEIIAALGVKPVIEAGQEIRTSVDFLKSYLKTHPFIKSLVLGISGGQDSTLTGKLCQTAISELRAETGQQDYQFIAVRLPYGVQADEQDCQDAITFIQPDRVLTVNIKSAVLASEQALKEAGITLSDYVRGNEKARERMKAQYSIAGMTAGVVVGTDHAAEAITGFFTKYGDGGTDINPIFRLHKGQGKMLLKALGCPEHLYLKHPTADLEDDRPGLQDEVALGVTYAMIDAYLEGQKIDEGSAKIIEGWYLKTEHKRRPPITVFDDFWKK; the protein is encoded by the coding sequence ATGGCACTGCAACAGGAAATTATTGCCGCGCTTGGCGTGAAACCGGTCATCGAGGCCGGGCAGGAGATTCGTACCAGCGTTGACTTTCTGAAATCCTATTTGAAAACCCATCCCTTTATCAAAAGCCTGGTGCTGGGCATTAGCGGTGGCCAGGACTCGACGTTAACCGGTAAATTGTGTCAAACCGCGATTAGCGAGTTACGCGCTGAAACCGGCCAACAAGATTATCAGTTTATCGCCGTGCGCTTACCCTACGGCGTGCAGGCCGATGAGCAAGATTGTCAGGATGCCATTACCTTTATCCAGCCGGATCGCGTGCTAACGGTAAATATTAAATCGGCGGTATTAGCCAGTGAGCAGGCCTTAAAAGAGGCGGGTATTACGCTTTCCGACTACGTTCGTGGCAATGAAAAAGCGCGTGAACGGATGAAAGCGCAATACAGCATCGCCGGTATGACAGCAGGCGTGGTGGTCGGTACTGACCATGCGGCAGAAGCCATCACCGGTTTCTTCACCAAATACGGTGATGGCGGTACTGACATCAACCCAATTTTCCGTCTGCATAAAGGTCAGGGAAAAATGCTGTTAAAAGCGCTGGGTTGCCCGGAACATTTATATCTGAAACACCCAACCGCCGACCTGGAAGATGACCGCCCCGGCCTGCAGGATGAGGTGGCGCTTGGCGTCACCTATGCCATGATTGATGCCTATCTGGAAGGGCAGAAAATCGATGAGGGAAGCGCTAAAATTATTGAAGGCTGGTATCTAAAGACTGAGCATAAGCGTCGTCCGCCGATTACCGTCTTTGATGATTTCTGGAAAAAATAG
- the osmE gene encoding osmotically-inducible lipoprotein OsmE, producing MTKVTGFIGAAVALAVLSGCSAYNQAESYVTKPVVKDVKKGMTREQVREIAGPPSTEITMVHARGTCQTYVIGESQGKQQTYFVSYGDTGRVMNYGFQSCKDYDTDPQVNQ from the coding sequence ATGACAAAAGTAACAGGGTTTATTGGTGCTGCTGTGGCTTTGGCTGTGTTATCTGGCTGTTCGGCTTACAATCAAGCCGAGAGCTATGTAACCAAGCCGGTCGTTAAAGACGTAAAGAAAGGGATGACGCGTGAGCAAGTCCGTGAAATTGCCGGACCGCCATCAACGGAAATTACGATGGTGCATGCCCGCGGTACTTGCCAAACGTATGTTATTGGCGAAAGTCAGGGTAAACAACAAACTTACTTCGTAAGTTATGGTGATACCGGGCGGGTAATGAACTATGGCTTCCAGAGCTGTAAAGATTACGATACCGATCCACAGGTTAATCAATAA